From the Penaeus chinensis breed Huanghai No. 1 chromosome 28, ASM1920278v2, whole genome shotgun sequence genome, one window contains:
- the LOC125040126 gene encoding uncharacterized protein LOC125040126, whose product MPESQASSAAPGPGRTPLSNGRRLPHPQRRLLRSQSLPVTSGRWAACTRGETATQTPVQGDLADGLEVLGDAGSAVSGGVFSDMLGPMPSEILPESHSKPKKRPQVARDTRATIMQHYYPEGGWGWVIVGVATAVHILTHGLHTGYGAILGITVAEFSQQATLVGKSK is encoded by the coding sequence ATGCCCGAGTCCCAGGCGAGCTCGGCGGCCCCGGGCCCTGGTCGCACGCCCCTCAGCAACGGCAGGCGACTCCCGCACCCGCAGCGGCGCCTGCTGCGCTCGCAGTCGCTGCCCGTGACGAGCGGGCGGTGGGCGGCGTGCACGCGGGGCGAGACGGCCACGCAGACGCCGGTGCAGGGCGACCTCGCCGACGGCCTCGAGGTGCTGGGCGACGCGGGCTCAGCCGTGTCGGGCGGCGTGTTCTCCGACATGCTGGGCCCGATGCCCTCCGAGATCCTGCCGGAGTCCCACAGCAAGCCGAAGAAGCGCCCCCAGGTCGCCCGCGACACCCGCGCCACCATCATGCAGCACTACTACCCCGAGGGCGGCTGGGGTTGGGTCATCGTGGGCGTGGCCACGGCTGTCCACATCCTCACCCACGGCCTCCACACCGGCTACGGCGCCATCCTGGGCATCACCGTGGCCGAGTTCTCGCAGCAGGCGACGCTAGTAG